TATTCTTTAAATTATTCAGCTTACACCTTTGCTGGTTCAAGCTAAATAATTCTCAATATAGAACTAATCCAAGATTTAATAAACTGATAGTGGGGATTGTAAGTCGTTTATAATTTGAATGAAGCATATTGGCGGAGAAGTCTTGTTCTACTGGTCGTAGCAGATGCTACGTCCTTTCAAACTGTGAACATCTCGCTTCAATGAGCTAGAAGCTTCAGAAATTAGAACAGAAAAGGCCTATCCCAAAGTTGTCGATTTAAGCGAACTTGTATATCACACTTCAATTTCGCGCGACTAGAGATGATTCACGCAACACGTACTATGGTTTGTCTGTGAATGATAGAACAGTGCCTAGCGCTATTCCTACAAGAGATTGTATTGTTAAGTTGGCGACATTGAGTGCACTTCAACAATTCACCGCTTCCATTATTCATCTTCGAAATGCAACAAGACAACGAAAGGTATTCGCACTAGGCAATAGCAGGCTGCACCTGGCCATATTCCAACTGACAGCAAACCCAGATGTAAGAAAAGCCGACAAACTGCCGGCTTTCGCAAAAGAAAAAGAAGAGGGTAGATAGATTATGCTCCCATTTTTTGAGATAAGGACAAACCAATCCCATTCCAGCCGTAGTGGCTATCGGTCATCAAGACCGATAAAATGAGGTTGGACTGATCCGCTTCGGGCTGCTTTTCTGCTGTGGTTACCAGCTGTTCCGGTACAGCCTGCCTTACACCTACAGGTGCTAGCCACTTCCGGTGCCAATAGTTGCGGTGGTTTCGCACATACTGCATTACGTCGGCATGTAACCAGTCAGTGGGTATATAGTGCCGTAGATTAGGGCGGAAACGATAGGCTGGCAGGTAATGGTTATTTCTAGGGGAGAAGTTGAAGGTCATCTCAAAAGGAGGGAAGCGCCGCAGATGTGGGCTAGAGTGGAAGTAAATACCCCTTGCCCCAAAGCGACCAAGGTAGCGCCAGCAAAGGGAACTAGCCACCCAGCTGCGTCTCTTCCGCAATGCATTGGCTTTATGTCTCCTGCTCCTTTTTATCTGCTCAGCATAGTCAGCCTTATATACCTTACTGTCAGGACAGGTATTACGACTAATCTCCCTGCTGACCGTTGAGCGATGTACACCAAGTACATGGGCTATCACAGTCTGGCTTGTGCCTTCCGTTAGCAGGTGCTCGATTTGCTGTCTTTGAGAAAGGGTAAGGTGCATGACATAGGGGCGTTATTTATGGGCTAAACGGACGCTGTAACCTTGAAGTTTGTCCCTATTTCTTTTGACAGTGTAAGCTAATGGGTTATTTTCAATAGGGGTAACATTCATCATGCTTCCCTAAAAAGGGACAATACTACTTTGATACGCAACCTATTAGCCGTTTTTACTGTTAGCTGTAAAGCAAGAATCAACACATTCACAATATTTATAAAGTAAATCATATATTGATTCATTTACTTTTTATATTTGCCCCGCCAATGCGGGAGGGTGCGGGAACAATTTACCATACTCTCTATAACTGCACAGGTGCAGAGAGCAGGGATTTAAGCCTGTTCCATTTACTCAAATAAATACTGCTAACCTCTTTTGGTAATGAAGATCGATCTGAACAACTTTGAAAAATTTGAGGAAAGGCACAACAGCCCCAACCATACTCAAATTGAAGAAATGCTGAAGGTTATTGGCGTAGCCTCAGTAGATGAGCTCATCAACGAAACAGTTCCTGCTCAAATCCGCCTGAACAAGGCGCTGAACCTTCCTGCTCCTCAGACGGAGTACCAGTTCCTGAAAAGCTTCAAGAAACTGGCTCAGAAAAACCGCATTTTCAAGTCTTACATTGGTATGGGTTACTACAACACCATCGTACCGGGCGTGATCTTGCGTAATATCATGGAGAACCCAGGATGGTACACAGCTTATACTCCTTATCAAGCTGAGATTGCCCAAGGACGTTTGGAAATGCTCCTGAACTTCCAGACTATGCTGACCGACCTGACAGGTATGGAGATTGCTAACGCATCCCTGCTTGACGAAGGTACTGCTGCGTCTGAAGCTATGAACCTTTTCTTCTCTACCAAGAAGAAAGACAAGAAAAAAGCGACCAAGTTCTTTGTTTCGCAGACTTGTCACCCACAGACCATCGACGTGATGATCACTAGGGCAGAACCTCTTGGTATTGAGGTAGTCGTTGGTGACTACAACACACTGGACTTAACAGACCCTGAGTTGTTCGGAATCCTGTTACAGTACCCTGACACTAACGGTGAAGTAATCGACTACACTGACTTTATCGCCAATGCGGCTGCTAACAATGTAAAAGTAGCTGTTGCTGCTGACCTGCTTGCTTTGGTTATGCTGAAAGCTCCAGGTGAAATGGGCGCTGATGCTGTAGTAGGTTCTGCTCAACGCTTTGGTGTACCAATGGGTTACGGTGGACCTCACGCTGGTTACTTCGCTACTAAAGACGAGTACAAGCGTCAGCTTCCTGGTCGTATCATCGGTGTATCACAAGATGCTGATGGCAACCCTGCTTACCGTATGGCATTGCAGACTCGTGAGCAACACATCAAACGTGAGAAAGCGACTTCCAATATCTGTACTGCACAAGTACTGTTGGCTGTTATGGCTTCTGCCTATGCAGTCTACCATGGACCACAAGGCCTGAAGCGTATCGCTTACAGAGTACATGGCATGGCAGCGCTGTTGAAACAGTCATTGGAGCAATTAGGCTTTGAAGTAAACAACAAGAACTTCTTCGAGACACTGAAAGTAACAGTGGAAAGCGAAGAAGTGAAAAACAATATCAGAAAGGTAGCTGAAGAGCGTGAGAGCAACTTCCGTTACTTCGCGGACAACACAATTGGTATCGCACTGAACCAAACTACTGATGTTAGCCACATCGCTGAGATCGTACAGATCTTCGCTGATGCTACTGGCAAAACAGTATCATTCGATGTACAGGCTTTGGCTTCAGACATCGAGGTAGCAGTAGAAGGCGGTCTGCAAAGAACTTCAGACTTCCTGACTCACCCAGTATTCAACCAGTACCACTCAGAGCATGAGATGCTTCGTTACCTGAAGCGTTTGGAGAACAAGGATCTTTCTTTGGTTCACTCTATGATCTCTCTGGGCTCATGTACAATGAAACTGAATGCTACTGCGGAAATGATCCCTGTAACGTGGCCTGAGTTCGGTCAGATGCACCCATTCGCTCCGAAAGAGCAGGCTGCTGGTTACCAGGAACTATTTGCCGCATTAGAGCAGTGGCTGTGTGAAATCACAGGTTTCGATGCATTCTCACTGCAACCTAACTCAGGTGCAAACGGTGAGTACGCAGGACTTCTGACAATCAGAAATTACCATATCGCTAATGGCGAAGGACACAGAGACATCGTACTGATTCCTTCATCAGCTCACGGTACTAACCCTGCTTCTGCTGTATTGGCAGGTATGAAAGTGGTGGTTACCAAGTGTGATGAAAACGGTAACATCGATGTAGCTGACCTGAAAGCCAGAGCTGAACAATACAAAGACAACCTGTCTTCACTGATGGTTACTTACCCTTCTACACACGGTGTATTTGAGGAAAGTATCATCGAGATCTGTCAGATCATTCACGACAATGGCGGACGTGTTTACATGGATGGTGCCAACATGAATGCACAGGTAGGCTTGACTAACCCAGCAACAATCGGTGCTGACGTTTGTCACCTAAACCTGCACAAGACATTCTGCATCCCTCACGGTGGTGGTGGACCAGGTATGGGCCCTATCGGTGTGGTTTCAGATTTGGCTCCTTACTTGCCAGGTCACGCAGTGATCGACAACAATGTAGGTGAAAAAGCTGGTCATGCGGTTTCTGCGGCTCCTTGGGGTAGTGCGAGTATTCTGCCAATCTCTTACGCATACATCGCAATGATGGGTGGTGAGGGCCTGACTAATGCTACTAAGACTGCTATCCTGAATGCCAACTACATGCAGAACAGACTAAAGGAACACTTCCCAATTCTGTACGTTGGTGCTAACGGAAGATCTGCCCACGAGATGATCGTAGATTGCCGTCAGTTCAAGCCTGCAGGCATTGAGGTTGAGGATATCGCAAAACGTCTGATGGACTACGGTTTCCACGCTCCAACTGTATCATTCCCAGTACCAGGTACTATGATGATCGAGCCTACTGAGTCTGAAGATAAAGCTGAGCTTGACAGATTCTGTGACGCAATGATCTCTATCAGAGAGGAAATTCGCGAAGTAGAAGAAGGCAAAGCAGATGCGGTTAACAACGTGTTGAAAAACGCGCCTCACACAGAAGCGATTGTTGTAGCTACAGAGTGGACACTTCCATACTCAAGAGAGAAAGCTGTTTATCCACTTCCTTACGTCAGTGCCAACAAGTTCTGGCCTACTGTAAGAAGAATCGACAGCGTTTTCGGTGACAGGAACCTGATGTGTAGCTGTATCCCTGTTTCTGATTATGTAGAAGAAGAAGTAATCTAAACTGTATCCTACAGTATAGATCTTACATAAGTTGAAAGGCTGGGCAAACAAGTATAGATACTTGAATGCTCAGCCTTTTCTTTTTACCTATCAAGTCCTGCCTCGCTCTATCTCCCCTTTTATTTTGTTTAATAGTTAGAAGCAAACTTTTGGCTAACCATTAAACATTACTACTATGAAAAAGCTATTCTTTATTATCCTGACCATTCCGCTGCTGTTCGTCTCTACTATTACTTTAGCACAGATAAAAACGGATATGGATGAATCTTTCTCCGATGATGAACATATGTCCATGCGTATGTTCGAACTAAAACAGCAGGAGCTTGACCAACAGATTGACAAAGCACTTCAACCTATTGGAATAAACCTTCAACCGATCAGTAACGATAAGATTTGGAGTGAGGACCAAGAGGAGGATGAACTCATGATGGATCGCACTAGGGAACAGACACGTGGTGCAGCCGTGCACCTTCCTACTCGGGCCATGGAAGCCGGCATGAATGAGATGAACCAAAAACTTGATCAGGCTTTTGAGCTGTCTAACAAAGCCTCAGACATAGATGCTCAACTAGAAAAAAACAAGGAAGAATAATACGATCATAAGCGTGTGTAAGAGGGCATATCAGTTTTATACAGCATAAGACTCTAAAAATTCTAAACAGTTGATTGTTCTTCCTAATGAATTGCTAACTTTGCGCCGAAGTAATGTGATAGAATCCTTACGGAATGATGAATATTTTAATAAGTATTTCCTATTATTCTGTATGTCAATCGCTTCTACCATAACACAGTCTTAAAAATTCTAGTAAGAACTTCAAGAAAATCTAATGTCCTCTGTTAAAATTTTCTCCGCAACAGGAACGGAATATTTGGCAAAAAAGATCGCTCACTCCTACGGGAAATCGCTGGGCAATGTTGAAACACAACGCTTCAGTGACGGCGAGCTGTCAGTTCACTTCAATGAATCAGTTAGGGGCTGTGACGTCTTCCTGATTCAGTCTACTTGTCCTCCGACAGACAATATCATGGAACTACTGTTGATGGTTGATGCAGCTAAAAGAGCTTCTGCAGCAACAATCTCTGTAATCATTCCATATTTCGGATATGCCCGTCAGGACCGTAAAGACAAACCAAGAGTTGGAATTGGTGCAAAACTGATCGCCAACGTACTGACTGCTGCTGGTGCTTCAAGAGTAATCACTTGTGAGCTTCATGCCGATCAGATCCAAGGTTTCTTTGACATTCCAGTAGTACACTTGCAAAGCTCTCCGATCTTTGTACCGTACATCCAAAGTCTGAATCTTGAGAACCTTGTGTTTGCATCTCCTGATGTAGGAGGATCGAAGAGAGCACGTACATATGCGAAGTATTTCAAAGCTGACATCGTTATCTGTGACAAGTACAGAGAGCGTGCAAATGAAATCGCTTCTATGCAAGTAATCGGTGATGTAGAAGGCAAAGACGTGATCTTGATTGACGACCTTGTTGATACTGCAGGTACATTGACTAATGCTGCTGCTATCATCATGGAAAAAGGTGCTAAGAGCGTTAGAGCTATTTGTACACACCCTGTTCTTTCAGGTCCTGCGTATGACCGTGTAAACAACTCGGTACTGACAGAGCTAATCGTAACAGATACACTGCCACTTGCTGAAGAAAGTGACAAGATCCGTGTACTGAGCGTTGCTGACCTGTTCGCTAAAGGTATCAGAAAGATTCAAGACCACGAGTCTATCAGCTCGTTGTTTATCTAAGAATATCCTATGACGCTAGACGTCAGATAATAAAATATAGGGCACTTCAACGCTTTGTCGTTGGAGTGCTTTTTTAGTTATATAGCTGTACTACTTCCTTTCCTTTCAATTTATTCACACCGAAAGCCTCTCAACTGTTTGATTTTGTTGTAAAAAAAGCGAAATTTGCCACCCGAAATCATATCCTAATGATTTCCAACATGTTTCGGGATGGGGTTCGTCAGAATCAAGTACCGAAGCTTTAATACATGTTATATTTATCATAAGAATTACAAGATGAAAACTGTAGAAGTTGTTGGCTTCAAAAGAGCTGATCTTGGCAAAACTGTTGCTAAGAGACTGAGAGCTGAAGGTAATGTTCCATGTGTAGTGTACGGTAAAGGTGAGCCTGTACATTTCTACGCTCCTATGTACCTGTTCAGAGAGGTTGTTTACACGCCAGAGGCTTGTTTCGTAAAACTGAACATCGAAGGTGAGGAGAAAATTGCTATCATTCAGGACACTCAGTTCCACCCAGTGTCTGAGACACTGATGCACGCTGACTTCTTGGAGCTGCAAGACGACAAGCCAGTTAAAATGGAAATCCCTGTTTCTTTCGTAGGTACTTCTCCTGGTCTGCAAATGGGTGGTAAACTGGTTGCTAAACTGAGAAAACTGAAAGTAAGAGCGCTTCCTGCTAACATGCCTCAAACTGTTGAGGTTTCTGTAGAAGGTTTGGATCTTGGTAAATCAGTGAAAGTAGCAGCTGTTGAGGCGAAGGATTTCGAAATCCTTTACAACCCATCAGTTACAATTGCTTCTATCGCGATCCCAAGAGCACTTCGTTCTGCTCAATCAAAAGCACAATAATCATTGTGTCGATAAAGCATTTAAAAGCCGCTTGGACTCACGTTCAAGTGGCTTTTTCATTTTACCAGTTTTTTCTAGTTCAAGACAGCCCCCAGTACTAGAAGGATAAAGGTAAAACCCAGAAAGAGTACAGAACACTTCATGGCAAACACTTCTTTTTCATGGGACTTAGTCTTCCTCTCTGAGTTCTCCCATACCAATGAATCCTCAATTGTTGAAAAGCTTTTTAACTCACTTTGCACTGGGTTGACCGATGTGGACGAATCATGAATAATAATGGGCATAGGTTTAAGGTTGGGTTTGGTGTAATCGTGGAGGTACTTCTTGCTGATTAAGATAAAAATAATCTTCTATAAATGATAGTGACAACATCAAGATTATTACTAATGCAACTTTCCATTGCATGATTTCAACACTTCTCCATAACCTTATTTATTTCTCTATACCTTGTTATTAACTAAAATGGAATGACGAAGATTTCCTTCCAATCTGATTCAGGTCATTATAATAGCTAAATATTATAACTATATAGCAAGAATCAATTTTAGTTATATCTAATAATTGGTAAATTTGTGTTGTTCACAAATAGAAACTATCACTTCAAAAAACACGATAACATGCCTAAAAAATCATCAAAAGAGCCAGAAATCAACTTTATTGGACTTGATGCAAAAAAATCTAAAGACTTGGCTAAACAACTCAATGTATTGCTTGCCAACTTTCAGGTTTACTACCAAAACTTAAGAGGACTTCACTGGAATATTAAAGGCAGTAGTTTCTTTGAGCTTCATGCAAAGTTTGAAGAGCTTTATACAGATGCCAATATGAAAGTCGATGAGATCGCAGAACGTATTCTGACATTGGGTGAGGTTCCATTACACACTTTCCAAGACTACCTTGATACTTCGGATATCAAACCAGGTAAGAAGATTTCAGGTGAAAAAGAGTCTGTTTCGCTGGTAGTTAAAAACCTTTCTACGCTGCTGAAAATCGAAAGAAAGGCAATCAGTCACGCAGGGGACTTGGGTGATGAAGGTACTGTCGATTTGCTTAGCTCTATGATCAGCGAACAAGAAAAAACTGTTTGGATGCTAACTTCATACTTAAAATAGCTTCAAAAAACTTCAGGTTTAGTTTATATAGTAACACAGAGGCTTGCTGATCTACAGCAAGCCTTTTTTATATCCGGTAGGGCAGCTCAGGCAAGGATAAAGAGATATGCAGGTGGTCTGCAGTACCAACATGTCTAAGTACATTAAACCCTAGTAACCTGAAATAAATAGCCACTAACCAGTTCCGAAAGAATGACCTTCCATTTACCCTAATATCCATGGCATGTGCATAGCCTGTCTGCTGAATATAGTGCAATGAGTTCTTTTTGGTTGGCAATCCCATTTTTTTGTAATCCTCAGGAAACCTCTTTGCATCTGTAATCAATAAATCCTTATCTAAGAATAGTAACGTCCGTGCTCCTAACCTAAGAAAAGGGTGAAGAGAAGTGTACTCCTCCTGTATTTCCGTATGTTTAGTATGCTTTGAGGAAAAGGAGAAAAAAGCAAACACACAATAACCTAATAGTACTACCGAAGTCACCCCGACCTTCCACTTAAACTCTTTAAGCGTAATAAACTTCCTGCCCAATACTTTTCTATAGATAAATGAAACATAAAACACCAATACAAAAAGGGTCG
This portion of the Limibacter armeniacum genome encodes:
- a CDS encoding helix-turn-helix domain-containing protein codes for the protein MHLTLSQRQQIEHLLTEGTSQTVIAHVLGVHRSTVSREISRNTCPDSKVYKADYAEQIKRSRRHKANALRKRRSWVASSLCWRYLGRFGARGIYFHSSPHLRRFPPFEMTFNFSPRNNHYLPAYRFRPNLRHYIPTDWLHADVMQYVRNHRNYWHRKWLAPVGVRQAVPEQLVTTAEKQPEADQSNLILSVLMTDSHYGWNGIGLSLSQKMGA
- a CDS encoding 50S ribosomal protein L25/general stress protein Ctc, whose protein sequence is MKTVEVVGFKRADLGKTVAKRLRAEGNVPCVVYGKGEPVHFYAPMYLFREVVYTPEACFVKLNIEGEEKIAIIQDTQFHPVSETLMHADFLELQDDKPVKMEIPVSFVGTSPGLQMGGKLVAKLRKLKVRALPANMPQTVEVSVEGLDLGKSVKVAAVEAKDFEILYNPSVTIASIAIPRALRSAQSKAQ
- a CDS encoding Dps family protein, which encodes MPKKSSKEPEINFIGLDAKKSKDLAKQLNVLLANFQVYYQNLRGLHWNIKGSSFFELHAKFEELYTDANMKVDEIAERILTLGEVPLHTFQDYLDTSDIKPGKKISGEKESVSLVVKNLSTLLKIERKAISHAGDLGDEGTVDLLSSMISEQEKTVWMLTSYLK
- the gcvP gene encoding aminomethyl-transferring glycine dehydrogenase; this translates as MKIDLNNFEKFEERHNSPNHTQIEEMLKVIGVASVDELINETVPAQIRLNKALNLPAPQTEYQFLKSFKKLAQKNRIFKSYIGMGYYNTIVPGVILRNIMENPGWYTAYTPYQAEIAQGRLEMLLNFQTMLTDLTGMEIANASLLDEGTAASEAMNLFFSTKKKDKKKATKFFVSQTCHPQTIDVMITRAEPLGIEVVVGDYNTLDLTDPELFGILLQYPDTNGEVIDYTDFIANAAANNVKVAVAADLLALVMLKAPGEMGADAVVGSAQRFGVPMGYGGPHAGYFATKDEYKRQLPGRIIGVSQDADGNPAYRMALQTREQHIKREKATSNICTAQVLLAVMASAYAVYHGPQGLKRIAYRVHGMAALLKQSLEQLGFEVNNKNFFETLKVTVESEEVKNNIRKVAEERESNFRYFADNTIGIALNQTTDVSHIAEIVQIFADATGKTVSFDVQALASDIEVAVEGGLQRTSDFLTHPVFNQYHSEHEMLRYLKRLENKDLSLVHSMISLGSCTMKLNATAEMIPVTWPEFGQMHPFAPKEQAAGYQELFAALEQWLCEITGFDAFSLQPNSGANGEYAGLLTIRNYHIANGEGHRDIVLIPSSAHGTNPASAVLAGMKVVVTKCDENGNIDVADLKARAEQYKDNLSSLMVTYPSTHGVFEESIIEICQIIHDNGGRVYMDGANMNAQVGLTNPATIGADVCHLNLHKTFCIPHGGGGPGMGPIGVVSDLAPYLPGHAVIDNNVGEKAGHAVSAAPWGSASILPISYAYIAMMGGEGLTNATKTAILNANYMQNRLKEHFPILYVGANGRSAHEMIVDCRQFKPAGIEVEDIAKRLMDYGFHAPTVSFPVPGTMMIEPTESEDKAELDRFCDAMISIREEIREVEEGKADAVNNVLKNAPHTEAIVVATEWTLPYSREKAVYPLPYVSANKFWPTVRRIDSVFGDRNLMCSCIPVSDYVEEEVI
- a CDS encoding ribose-phosphate pyrophosphokinase; the protein is MSSVKIFSATGTEYLAKKIAHSYGKSLGNVETQRFSDGELSVHFNESVRGCDVFLIQSTCPPTDNIMELLLMVDAAKRASAATISVIIPYFGYARQDRKDKPRVGIGAKLIANVLTAAGASRVITCELHADQIQGFFDIPVVHLQSSPIFVPYIQSLNLENLVFASPDVGGSKRARTYAKYFKADIVICDKYRERANEIASMQVIGDVEGKDVILIDDLVDTAGTLTNAAAIIMEKGAKSVRAICTHPVLSGPAYDRVNNSVLTELIVTDTLPLAEESDKIRVLSVADLFAKGIRKIQDHESISSLFI